The following are encoded in a window of Amphibacillus xylanus NBRC 15112 genomic DNA:
- the guaC gene encoding GMP reductase: protein MDNVFDYEDIQLIPAKSIVTSRSECDTSVQLGKYTFRLPVVPANMQTIIDEKLAIYLAENNYFYVMHRFEPETREQFIRDMHERKLIASISVGIKPEEYEFVDLLVEEKLVPEFITIDVAHGHSNNVIKMIQYIKERLPETFVIAGNVGTPEAVRELEHAGADATKVGIGPGKVCITKLKTGFGTGGWQLAALRWCAKAASKPIIADGGIRQHGDIAKSIRFGATMVMIGSLFAGHEESPGETIEIDGKLYKEYFGSASEYQKGERRNVEGKKMHVEYKGSIQDTLTEMEQDLQSSISYAGGNHVMAIRNVDYVIVKNSIFNGDSY, encoded by the coding sequence TCAGTGCAATTAGGTAAATATACATTTAGATTGCCTGTTGTTCCGGCAAATATGCAAACAATTATTGATGAAAAGCTTGCTATCTATTTAGCGGAGAATAATTACTTTTATGTTATGCACCGTTTTGAACCAGAAACACGTGAACAATTTATTAGAGACATGCATGAACGTAAACTAATCGCTTCGATTAGTGTTGGTATAAAACCAGAAGAATATGAGTTTGTTGATTTATTAGTTGAGGAAAAATTAGTCCCTGAGTTTATTACGATTGATGTGGCTCATGGACATTCAAATAATGTCATCAAAATGATTCAATATATTAAAGAAAGATTACCTGAAACTTTTGTCATTGCTGGTAATGTTGGAACACCAGAGGCCGTACGTGAGCTTGAGCATGCTGGTGCTGATGCAACTAAAGTAGGGATTGGACCTGGTAAAGTATGTATTACTAAGCTAAAAACAGGCTTTGGTACAGGCGGTTGGCAATTGGCTGCATTAAGATGGTGTGCTAAAGCAGCAAGTAAGCCTATTATTGCTGATGGCGGAATTCGCCAACACGGTGATATCGCTAAATCGATTCGATTTGGTGCGACAATGGTTATGATCGGCTCATTATTTGCTGGTCATGAGGAATCACCAGGTGAAACGATTGAAATTGATGGTAAATTGTATAAAGAATACTTTGGCTCTGCTTCAGAATACCAAAAAGGTGAGCGACGCAATGTCGAAGGAAAGAAAATGCACGTTGAATATAAAGGATCAATCCAAGATACACTTACAGAAATGGAGCAAGATCTCCAATCCTCAATCTCATACGCAGGCGGTAACCACGTGATGGCAATCCGCAATGTAGATTATGTCATTGTAAAAAATTCAATTTTCAATGGAGATAGCTATTAA
- a CDS encoding CPBP family intramembrane glutamic endopeptidase, protein MKKYFSLLLSVGVLVSLMAPVDLWLAPNYWVKSAVKITLFVIVPLVLNWIFKWINLKELLFFRKKGRKLIVVGSVIIYLFIIGVYLAIGHLFDLTGVTVTLEETMAINRDNFIFVALYIPIVNAFIEEFFFRGILFLTLMQYVKTSYAYIISAGIFSIYHVAIMTNWFSVPLFILLVFSLFVAGILFNWINDKTGSIYGSYFVHAASNLAINTIGLHLFGIIG, encoded by the coding sequence ATGAAAAAATATTTCAGTTTATTGCTTTCAGTTGGTGTGCTTGTTTCGTTAATGGCGCCGGTTGATTTGTGGCTCGCGCCGAATTATTGGGTTAAATCAGCGGTTAAAATCACTTTATTTGTAATCGTACCGCTCGTATTAAATTGGATTTTTAAGTGGATTAACTTGAAAGAATTACTCTTCTTTAGAAAAAAAGGCCGAAAATTAATTGTTGTTGGTAGTGTGATCATTTATCTGTTTATTATTGGTGTGTATTTAGCAATTGGTCATTTGTTTGATTTAACTGGTGTGACGGTAACACTCGAAGAAACGATGGCGATTAATCGAGATAATTTTATCTTTGTTGCATTATATATTCCAATTGTAAATGCATTTATTGAAGAATTTTTCTTTCGAGGAATCTTATTTCTAACGTTAATGCAATACGTAAAGACAAGCTATGCTTATATAATTAGTGCTGGGATCTTTAGTATTTATCATGTCGCAATAATGACAAACTGGTTTTCTGTGCCATTGTTCATTTTGCTAGTATTTAGTTTATTTGTCGCAGGAATATTGTTTAATTGGATCAATGACAAGACAGGATCAATTTATGGATCTTATTTTGTCCATGCAGCTAGCAATCTAGCGATTAATACGATTGGTCTACATTTATTTGGGATCATTGGTTAA